The proteins below come from a single Malus sylvestris chromosome 3, drMalSylv7.2, whole genome shotgun sequence genomic window:
- the LOC126617035 gene encoding uncharacterized protein LOC126617035, with protein MASPISLVKSNQLVLKLQSFHNKKVRAREKVDELWSQFHPRYKPKTRLCLQPILKKFKKVRDYDKHHNDDCATFRSNPRFQESFGFFRSEQARKNEKVFDLFDREAKDSVKSPPFLDFDCMTDTTKDLVSGFPVSDCNFIGMEKKVDASKLWTKEGEDSLLCDQTFDIASLKLGFHKFTHDKGGTNIQRHFHWKSLTILESDCKNGEFQVFILEIHVSNVEFEKAKLLSSRALYLFEKMSNSGYILDIKLGYHMSIHNKCGTNFLSNFESIDLLASCKDSDFCVVFNRSIGYYYKGIHDNGGTTIQRLSNSKSIGKVETILAQEDASISVVLILQLCYHKGICDKGRGLPKDKIWKNHSRIFSAKQMEELALGLKGSGLHFLWVIRESKRSKLCDGIVNSAKEQGLFVTNGNRIISRASGGHFKAQIGVKENKQHKEAYLETNGNACGFPPPPKLGYLDLPKKTTSKTGKGRNRKLSSANKLVDGKHLHSEGSLVGTENLVQDLEEEFEMKITLQNLICAAILR; from the exons ATGGCATCTCCTATCTCTCTTGTGAAATCGAATCAACTCGTTCTCAAGCTTCAATCTTTCCACAACAAAAAGGTTCGAGCTCGAGAGAAAGTAGATGAATTATGGTCTCAGTTTCATCCAAGATACAAGCCCAAGACTCGTCTTTGTCTACAACCCATattgaagaaattcaagaaggtTCGCGACTACGACAAACACCACAACGATGATTGTGCGACATTTCGTTCCAACCCCAGATTTCAAGAAAGTTTTGGGTTCTTTCGAAGTGAACAGGCTAGGAAGAACGAAAAGgtttttgatttgtttgacaGGGAAGCTAAAGATTCAGTGAAAAGTCCTCCATTTCTTGATTTTGATTGCATGACAGACACCACAAAGGATTTGGTTTCTGGGTTTCCTGTTTCTGATTGTAACTTTATAGGAATGGAGAAAAAAGTTGATGCTTCGAAGTTGTGGACCAAGGAAGGTGAAGACTCCTTGCTCTGTGAC CAAACGTTCGACATTGCTTCTTTAAAGCTTGGCTTCCATAAATTCACTCATGACAAAGGCGGAACAAATATTCAAAGGCATTTTCATTGGAAATCACTGACTATTCTTGAATCTGATTGTAAGAATGGCGAATTCcaagtttttattttggaaattcaTGTTTCTAATGTTGAGTTCGAGAAAGCTAAATTGCTTAGTTCGCGTGCACTTTACCTGTTCGAAAAAATGTCGAACTCAGGTTACATTCTTGATATTAAGCTTGGGTACCATATGAGCATTCATAATAAATGTGGTACCAATTTTCTCTCCAATTTTGAGTCAATAGATTTACTGGCAAGCTGCAAGGACTctgatttttgtgttgttttcaATCGTTCCATTGGCTACTACTACAAGGGAATTCATGACAATGGAGGAACCACTATTCAAAGGCTCTCAAATTCGAAATCTATTGGAAAAGTTGAAACCATTTTGGCACAAGAAGATGCTTCTATTAGTGTTGTTCTTATTCTTCAACTCTGTTACCATAAAGGAATTTGTGACAAGGGTCGAGGCTTACCAAAAGACAAGATTTGGAAGAACCATTCAAGAATATTCAG TGCAAAACAGATGGAGGAGTTGGCACTGGGATTGAAAGGAAGTGGACTGCATTTCCTGTGGGTGATAAGAGAATCAAAACGCAGTAAGCTGTGCGATGGAATTGTTAACTCGGCAAAAGAACAGGGTTTGTTTGTTACTAATGGAAACCGAATCATCAGCAGAGCAAGTGGTGGCCATTTTAAAGCTCAGATTGGGGTCAAGGAAAATAAGCAACATAAGGAAGCCTATTTGGAAACTAATGGAAATGCATGTGGGTTTCCTCCACCACCAAAACTTGGTTATTTGGATTTGCCCAAGAAGACGACAAGTAAGACCGGAAAGGGGAGGAATAGAAAATTGAGCAGTGCCAATAAATTGGTCGATGGAAAACACTTACATTCTGAAGGTTCACTGGTTGGA ACCGAGAACTTGGTTCAAGATCTAGAGGAGGAATTCGAAATGAAAATTACTCTGCAGAACTTGATTTGTGCAGCAATTCTAAGATGA